Proteins encoded by one window of Xanthomonas sp. DAR 80977:
- a CDS encoding alpha/beta fold hydrolase — translation MRRSSLLAALAAALLLPPCLAATPAPAPRYGAQLEGFDYPYPLARYDFASQRQSLQMAYLDVAPTGTPNGRTVVLLHGKNFCAATWESAIAALAGAGYRVIAPDQVGFCKSSKPQAYQFSFAQLAANTHALLRHAGVTQAAFVGHSMGGMLAAHYALQYPQDVRQLLLVNPIGLEDWKAAGVPWRSVDDWYAKELKTDAASIRQYQQTVYYGGQWKPEYDRWVAMQAGLYAGPGHAQVAWNQALTSDMVFNQPVVQQFAQLRVPTTLFIGQRDRTAIGKDLAPPALARTLGDYPALGKRAAAAIPGAKLVEFADLGHAPQVEAPQRFNAALLQALAAPSTAP, via the coding sequence ATGCGCCGATCCTCGCTCCTCGCCGCGCTCGCCGCCGCGCTCCTGCTGCCGCCCTGCCTCGCCGCCACGCCCGCGCCCGCGCCGCGCTACGGCGCGCAGCTGGAAGGCTTCGACTACCCGTATCCGCTCGCCCGCTACGACTTCGCCTCGCAACGCCAGTCGCTGCAGATGGCCTATCTGGACGTGGCCCCGACCGGCACGCCCAATGGCCGCACCGTCGTGCTGCTGCACGGCAAGAACTTCTGCGCGGCGACCTGGGAGTCGGCGATCGCCGCGCTCGCCGGCGCAGGCTACCGGGTGATCGCGCCGGACCAGGTCGGCTTCTGCAAGTCGAGCAAGCCGCAGGCCTACCAGTTCTCCTTCGCGCAACTGGCGGCCAATACCCATGCCTTGCTGCGCCACGCCGGGGTGACCCAGGCGGCGTTCGTCGGCCACTCGATGGGCGGCATGCTCGCCGCGCACTACGCCCTGCAGTATCCGCAGGACGTGCGCCAGTTGCTGCTGGTGAACCCGATCGGGCTGGAGGACTGGAAGGCCGCCGGCGTGCCGTGGCGCAGCGTCGACGACTGGTACGCGAAGGAGCTCAAGACCGATGCCGCCTCGATCAGGCAGTATCAACAGACCGTCTACTACGGCGGGCAGTGGAAACCCGAGTACGACCGCTGGGTGGCGATGCAGGCCGGGCTGTACGCCGGCCCCGGCCACGCGCAGGTGGCCTGGAACCAGGCGCTGACCTCGGACATGGTGTTCAACCAGCCGGTGGTGCAGCAGTTCGCGCAACTGCGCGTGCCGACCACGCTGTTCATCGGCCAGCGCGACCGCACCGCGATCGGCAAGGACCTGGCGCCGCCGGCGCTGGCCAGGACCCTGGGCGACTATCCGGCGCTGGGCAAGCGCGCGGCGGCGGCGATTCCCGGCGCGAAACTGGTCGAGTTCGCCGACCTGGGCCACGCGCCGCAGGTCGAAGCGCCGCAGCGCTTCAACGCCGCGCTGCTGCAGGCGCTGGCCGCACCGAGCACTGCGCCGTAG
- a CDS encoding M23 family metallopeptidase translates to MRQRPRAAPRWLLLAACGLGLASGAGAAATRYAWKDANGVAHYGDHAVDPQRDAPPAPAPAPRPATAELPLAYLRVDGQAPRQQAWADNRLDGPLQVQLRFRRADNLAAVPALPLRAVLPARGSALLSRLYASDPRYASPFDLVLDAVPGDPAAKPQDALYRLPFDAAPVRVDQGVGGRFSHQDAPNYYALDFALAEGTPVLAARDGTVMQVEAGFAEAGLDRETFGGRANFVRILHADGSMALYAHLAPHGVAVRPGQRVAAGQRLALSGNTGLSTAPHLHFAVQVNRGMRLESIPFRMAGALGELKLPRGEDATDAAQPVAGAAAL, encoded by the coding sequence CTGCGGCAGCGGCCCCGCGCCGCACCGCGCTGGCTGCTGCTGGCCGCCTGCGGGTTGGGCCTGGCGTCCGGCGCCGGCGCGGCGGCCACGCGGTATGCCTGGAAGGACGCCAACGGCGTCGCCCACTACGGCGACCATGCCGTGGACCCACAGCGCGATGCACCGCCCGCGCCCGCGCCGGCACCGCGCCCGGCGACCGCCGAGCTGCCGCTGGCCTACCTGCGCGTGGATGGCCAGGCCCCGCGCCAGCAGGCCTGGGCCGACAACCGCCTGGACGGGCCGCTGCAGGTGCAGTTGCGCTTCCGCCGCGCCGACAACCTCGCCGCGGTCCCGGCGCTGCCGCTGCGCGCGGTGCTGCCCGCCCGCGGCAGCGCGCTGCTGTCGCGGCTGTACGCCAGCGACCCGCGCTACGCCAGCCCGTTCGACCTGGTCCTGGACGCGGTGCCCGGCGACCCCGCGGCCAAGCCGCAGGACGCGCTGTACCGGCTGCCGTTCGATGCCGCCCCGGTGCGCGTGGACCAGGGTGTGGGCGGCCGCTTCAGCCACCAGGACGCGCCGAACTACTACGCGCTGGATTTCGCCCTGGCCGAAGGCACGCCGGTGCTGGCCGCGCGCGACGGCACGGTGATGCAGGTCGAAGCGGGCTTCGCCGAGGCCGGGCTGGACCGCGAGACCTTCGGCGGCCGCGCCAACTTCGTGCGCATCCTGCACGCCGACGGCAGCATGGCGCTGTACGCGCACCTGGCCCCGCACGGCGTGGCGGTGCGGCCGGGCCAGCGCGTCGCCGCCGGGCAACGGCTGGCGCTGTCCGGCAACACCGGCCTGAGCACCGCGCCGCACCTGCACTTCGCGGTGCAGGTCAACCGCGGCATGCGCCTGGAGTCGATCCCGTTCCGCATGGCCGGCGCGCTCGGCGAGCTCAAGCTGCCGCGCGGCGAGGACGCCACGGACGCCGCGCAACCCGTGGCCGGCGCCGCGGCGCTATAA
- a CDS encoding homoserine dehydrogenase, with amino-acid sequence MPPAQARAAEALAPRLGLLGTGTVGRAFVARYQALQQRRPGLPAFAWLANSRTLQECRRAPEQALGTANAAARGAGGIVHLPADLRGGDIVVDATASDAVAQRHAEWLARGVHVVTANKLGQGAALDRAERIHAARHAAGTHYGDGATVGAGLPLLSSLRALAAGGDHIHAVEGVLSGSLAWLLHRYDGSRAFSECVREAAAAGYTEPDPREDLSGEDVRRKLLILARAAGLPLRAEQVQVDSLLPAALAAAAPQDVDAALSALDAPLAQRLAQARANGACLRFVGRFDAHGASVGLRELPLAHPLASGAGTDNRVAIHSDRYLQQPLLIQGPGAGAEVTAAALLDDVLRIAVR; translated from the coding sequence ATCCCGCCGGCCCAGGCACGGGCGGCCGAGGCGCTGGCGCCGCGGCTTGGCCTGCTCGGCACCGGCACGGTCGGGCGCGCGTTCGTCGCGCGCTACCAGGCGCTGCAGCAGCGCCGCCCGGGCTTGCCGGCGTTCGCCTGGCTGGCCAATTCGCGCACCCTTCAGGAGTGCCGGCGCGCGCCGGAGCAGGCGCTGGGCACGGCCAATGCCGCCGCACGCGGCGCGGGCGGCATCGTGCATCTGCCCGCCGACCTGCGCGGTGGCGACATCGTGGTCGACGCCACCGCCAGCGATGCGGTGGCGCAGCGGCATGCCGAGTGGCTGGCGCGCGGGGTGCACGTGGTCACCGCGAACAAGCTCGGGCAGGGCGCGGCGCTGGACCGCGCCGAACGGATCCATGCCGCGCGGCATGCCGCCGGCACCCATTACGGCGACGGCGCCACGGTCGGCGCCGGCCTGCCGTTGCTGAGCAGCCTGCGCGCGCTGGCCGCCGGCGGCGACCACATCCACGCGGTGGAGGGCGTGCTGTCCGGCTCGCTGGCGTGGCTGCTGCATCGCTACGACGGCAGCCGCGCGTTCTCCGAGTGCGTGCGCGAGGCCGCCGCCGCCGGTTATACCGAACCGGATCCGCGCGAGGACCTGTCCGGCGAGGACGTGCGCCGCAAGCTGCTGATCCTGGCGCGCGCCGCCGGGCTGCCGCTGCGCGCCGAGCAGGTGCAGGTCGATTCGCTGCTGCCGGCGGCCCTGGCCGCGGCGGCGCCGCAGGACGTGGATGCCGCGCTGTCGGCGCTGGATGCGCCGCTGGCGCAACGCCTGGCGCAGGCGCGTGCGAACGGCGCCTGCCTGCGCTTCGTCGGCCGCTTCGATGCGCACGGCGCGTCGGTGGGACTGCGCGAACTGCCGCTGGCGCATCCGCTGGCCAGCGGCGCCGGCACCGACAACCGCGTCGCCATCCACAGTGATCGCTACCTGCAGCAGCCACTGCTGATCCAGGGCCCGGGCGCCGGCGCCGAGGTGACGGCGGCGGCCCTGCTCGACGACGTGCTGCGGATCGCGGTGCGCTGA
- a CDS encoding glutaredoxin family protein — translation MSLTLYQRDDCHLCDQALLVLAQARAADLESVFIDGDPALEARYGERVPVLRDGDGRELGWPFDARRVADWLAVA, via the coding sequence ATCTCCCTGACCCTGTACCAGCGCGACGACTGCCACCTGTGCGACCAGGCGCTGCTGGTCCTGGCGCAGGCGCGCGCGGCCGACCTGGAAAGCGTTTTCATCGATGGCGACCCGGCGCTGGAGGCGCGCTACGGGGAGCGCGTGCCGGTGCTGCGCGACGGCGACGGGCGCGAGCTGGGGTGGCCGTTCGATGCGCGCCGGGTGGCGGACTGGCTGGCGGTCGCCTAG
- a CDS encoding L-serine ammonia-lyase: protein MAVSTFDLFKIGIGPSSSHTVGPMRAAERFVHRWLLDPGRLGEVVRIRAEVFGSLALTGRGHGTDKAVLLGLEGQRPNLIDPDIIPSTLERIRSSKRINLMGRHSIAFDEKRDLAMNKRQKLPYHTNGMRFTAYAADEEVIATRDYYSVGGGFVVNQDDAADDRIVADETPLPYPFRSGDELLAQAARSGLSIAALMFENEKCWRSEDEIRAGLRELWNAMQACVARGIREEGTLPGGLHVSRRAPALYRELSSKPEAAMRDPLTTLDWVNLYALAVNEENAAGGRVVTAPTNGAAGIIPAVLHYFDRFCPGSDEQRIFDFLLTAAAIGILYKENASISGAEVGCQGEVGVACSMAAGGLVAALGGKPGQIENAAEIGMEHNLGLTCDPIGGLVQIPCIERNAMGAVKAINASRMAMRGDGKHKVSLDKVIKTMRDTGRDMQDKYKETSRGGLAVNVIEC, encoded by the coding sequence ATGGCTGTCAGCACCTTCGACCTGTTCAAGATCGGCATCGGGCCGAGTTCCTCGCATACCGTGGGGCCGATGCGTGCGGCCGAGCGCTTCGTGCACCGCTGGCTGCTGGATCCGGGCCGGCTCGGCGAGGTGGTGCGGATCCGCGCCGAGGTGTTCGGCTCGCTGGCGCTGACCGGGCGCGGCCACGGCACCGACAAGGCGGTACTGCTGGGCCTGGAGGGCCAGCGCCCGAACCTGATCGATCCGGACATCATTCCCAGCACGCTGGAGCGCATCCGCAGCAGCAAGCGCATCAACCTGATGGGCCGGCACAGCATCGCCTTCGACGAGAAGCGCGACCTGGCCATGAACAAGCGCCAGAAGCTGCCGTACCACACCAACGGCATGCGCTTCACCGCCTACGCCGCCGACGAGGAAGTGATCGCCACGCGCGATTACTACTCGGTCGGCGGCGGCTTCGTGGTCAACCAGGACGACGCCGCCGACGACCGCATCGTCGCCGACGAAACCCCGCTGCCCTATCCGTTCAGGAGCGGCGACGAACTGCTGGCGCAGGCCGCGCGCAGCGGCCTGAGCATCGCCGCGCTGATGTTCGAGAACGAGAAGTGCTGGCGCAGCGAGGACGAGATCCGCGCCGGCCTGCGCGAACTGTGGAACGCGATGCAGGCCTGCGTGGCGCGCGGCATCCGCGAGGAAGGCACCCTGCCCGGCGGCCTGCACGTGTCGCGGCGCGCGCCGGCGCTGTACCGCGAGCTGTCGTCCAAGCCGGAAGCGGCGATGCGCGATCCGCTGACCACGCTGGACTGGGTCAACCTGTACGCGCTGGCGGTCAACGAGGAGAACGCCGCCGGCGGCCGCGTGGTCACCGCGCCGACCAACGGCGCGGCCGGGATCATCCCGGCGGTGCTGCACTACTTCGATCGGTTCTGCCCGGGCAGCGACGAGCAGCGCATCTTCGACTTCCTGCTGACCGCCGCGGCGATCGGCATCCTGTACAAGGAAAACGCCTCCATCTCCGGCGCCGAGGTCGGCTGCCAGGGCGAGGTCGGCGTGGCCTGCTCGATGGCCGCCGGCGGCCTGGTCGCCGCGCTCGGCGGCAAGCCGGGGCAGATCGAGAACGCCGCCGAGATCGGCATGGAACACAACCTCGGCCTGACCTGCGACCCGATCGGCGGGCTGGTGCAGATCCCGTGCATCGAGCGCAACGCGATGGGCGCGGTGAAGGCGATCAACGCCAGCCGCATGGCCATGCGCGGCGACGGCAAGCACAAGGTCTCGCTGGACAAGGTGATCAAGACCATGCGCGACACCGGCCGCGACATGCAGGACAAGTACAAGGAAACCAGCCGCGGCGGGCTGGCGGTGAACGTGATCGAGTGCTGA
- a CDS encoding O-succinylhomoserine (thiol)-lyase, giving the protein MSTAHDNDLPCSAATAAVRAGIDRDTAYGAVTPPIVLSSNFSFDGFGNKRQYDYTRSGNPTRDLLGEALAELEGGAGGVITATGMGAINLVLNALLQPGDKLVVPHDAYGGSWRLFNALAKKGHFELITADLTDPRSLAEALAQSPQLVLIETPSNPLLRITDLRFVIDATHKAGALAVVDNTFLSPALQKPIAFGADLVIHSTTKYVNGHSDVVGGAVIAASAELHQQLVWWANALGLTGSPFDAFLTLRGLRTLDARLRVHQENAQAVVALLDGHAAVNQVYYPGLATHPGHAVAARQQQGFGAMISFELAGGEAEVRAFVDGLRYFTLAESLGGVESLVAHPASMTHAAMTAEARANAGISDGLLRLSVGIESSEDLIADLQAGLLRAQQAGEAVARKRVDA; this is encoded by the coding sequence ATGAGCACTGCCCACGACAACGATCTGCCCTGTAGCGCCGCCACCGCCGCGGTGCGCGCCGGCATCGACCGCGATACCGCCTACGGCGCGGTGACCCCGCCGATCGTGCTGTCGTCGAACTTCAGCTTCGACGGCTTCGGCAACAAGCGCCAGTACGACTACACCCGCAGCGGCAACCCGACCCGCGACCTGCTCGGCGAAGCGCTGGCGGAGCTGGAAGGCGGCGCCGGCGGCGTGATCACCGCCACCGGCATGGGCGCGATCAACCTGGTGCTCAACGCGCTGCTGCAGCCGGGCGACAAGCTGGTGGTGCCGCACGATGCCTACGGCGGCAGCTGGCGCCTGTTCAACGCGCTGGCCAAGAAGGGCCATTTCGAACTGATCACCGCCGACCTGACCGATCCGCGCTCGCTGGCCGAGGCGCTGGCGCAGTCGCCGCAGCTGGTGCTGATCGAGACCCCGTCCAATCCGCTGCTGCGCATCACCGACCTGCGCTTCGTCATCGACGCCACGCACAAGGCCGGCGCGCTGGCGGTGGTCGACAACACCTTCCTGTCGCCGGCGCTGCAGAAGCCGATCGCGTTCGGCGCCGACCTGGTGATCCATTCCACCACCAAGTACGTCAACGGCCACAGCGACGTGGTCGGCGGCGCGGTGATCGCCGCCAGCGCCGAGCTGCACCAGCAACTGGTGTGGTGGGCGAACGCGCTGGGCCTGACCGGTTCGCCGTTCGATGCGTTCCTGACCCTGCGCGGCCTGCGCACGCTGGATGCGCGGCTGCGCGTGCACCAGGAGAACGCGCAGGCGGTGGTGGCGCTGCTCGACGGGCATGCCGCGGTCAACCAGGTCTATTACCCGGGCCTGGCCACGCATCCGGGGCATGCGGTGGCGGCGCGGCAGCAGCAGGGCTTCGGCGCGATGATCAGCTTCGAGCTGGCCGGCGGCGAGGCCGAAGTGCGAGCCTTCGTCGATGGCCTGCGCTATTTCACCCTGGCCGAGTCGCTGGGCGGGGTCGAGAGCCTGGTCGCGCATCCGGCGTCGATGACGCATGCGGCGATGACCGCCGAAGCGCGCGCCAACGCCGGCATCAGCGACGGCCTGCTGCGCCTGTCGGTGGGCATCGAATCCAGCGAGGACCTGATCGCCGACCTGCAGGCGGGCCTGCTGCGCGCGCAGCAGGCCGGCGAGGCGGTGGCGCGCAAACGGGTGGACGCGTGA
- a CDS encoding diguanylate cyclase domain-containing protein, whose translation MLLAAWASLAPTAAALQPDKQFNHYERQRWGLEQGLPQLSVQAFAQDRQGYLWIGTMGGLARFDGVRMTTFGENAPANLPGPLIKALQVDPSGDLWIGTYRGLARYRDGRFANLLPQDPQAPLLNIEAIAVDARGTVLVAAQDGVYAVVGDSLRLQHRVADGAYALLPRGRELWVGTRGAVLRFEEGESEPLPLPQDAREAPVRQLLDAQGRLWAGSRDGLLFRRDGRWQRLPGDPAVTRRSVEALYQDSDGNLWVGLPGYLLRVRDGGIVEQSLESDQDAGASAVFEDRERNLWLGSRWKGATRLWNGWTRRYSSYEGLSDPLVWTLARDPDGSLWVGTGSGLARLRAGRYQQVLSRAQLPADVPYTLLAEPGQLWIGTRRGAVLYRDGRATLPPLLAPLRELQVSGIVRDRAQRLWFASSDGLFRSDGNRLHRYGSSEGLRDTRIRLIHETRAGRLLIGSQAGLYELRGERLLPLAEPGSALADADITAVHELPGGQWLVGTLSEQLWVFDGTRWTEFDEHDGLPANAAFFITDDGHGSLWVAGLRGVYRMPLASLLKRIEEPSTPLQAELLLNERGQRHGGVQGLCCNGAGNGKGFIDNGTLWLPSRDGVVSMDTAGIVKNPVAPQPVVERIRAQGRWMAPQALRDTPLPAQARDLDFEFTAPSFQAPENVELRYRLVGYDTQWRSLDDIRQRVASYTNLPGGDYVFEVTGSNNAGVWAQAPARLPLRIRLRFQETLFYKLLLGLGVLALALLGIGMARMVNQRQREALERQVRQRTEALQAANQRLQEASFTDDLTQLRNRRYLSLHIPSDIALYRRMAANDQDMLSSGMLFALIDIDHFKSINDSGGHHTGDAVLQQMAQLLVRLTRESDYVVRWGGEEFLLVLRSAPRENLTVAAERLCRAIAAHSFALDHGRHSQVTCSIGLAEFPFVHDPDSRLGWEQLLILADRALYQAKAKGRNGWAAYRPVLGTQAEQVLAALQEPAERMQHHACLSLVHSRC comes from the coding sequence ATGCTCCTGGCAGCATGGGCCTCGCTCGCGCCGACGGCGGCCGCCTTGCAGCCGGACAAGCAGTTCAACCATTACGAACGCCAGCGCTGGGGCCTGGAACAGGGATTGCCGCAGCTGAGCGTGCAGGCCTTCGCGCAGGACCGGCAGGGCTATCTGTGGATCGGCACGATGGGCGGCCTGGCGCGCTTCGACGGCGTGCGCATGACCACCTTCGGCGAGAACGCCCCGGCCAACCTGCCCGGCCCGTTGATCAAGGCCTTGCAGGTGGACCCCAGCGGCGACCTGTGGATCGGCACCTACCGCGGCCTGGCGCGCTACCGCGACGGGCGCTTCGCCAACCTGCTGCCGCAGGATCCGCAGGCGCCGCTGCTGAACATCGAAGCGATCGCGGTCGACGCGCGCGGCACGGTGCTGGTCGCGGCGCAGGATGGCGTCTATGCCGTGGTCGGCGACAGCCTGCGCCTGCAGCACCGCGTCGCCGACGGCGCCTACGCGCTGCTGCCGCGCGGCCGCGAGCTGTGGGTCGGCACGCGCGGCGCGGTGCTGCGCTTCGAAGAGGGCGAGAGCGAGCCGCTGCCGTTGCCGCAGGACGCGCGCGAGGCGCCGGTGCGGCAGTTGCTGGATGCGCAGGGGCGGCTGTGGGCCGGCAGCCGCGACGGCCTGCTGTTCCGCCGCGACGGCCGCTGGCAGCGGCTGCCCGGCGACCCGGCGGTGACCCGGCGTTCGGTGGAGGCGCTGTACCAGGACAGCGACGGCAACCTGTGGGTCGGCCTGCCCGGCTATCTGCTGCGCGTGCGCGACGGCGGCATCGTCGAGCAATCCCTGGAAAGCGACCAGGACGCCGGCGCCAGCGCGGTCTTCGAGGACCGCGAGCGCAACCTGTGGCTGGGCAGCCGCTGGAAGGGCGCGACCCGCCTGTGGAACGGCTGGACGCGCCGCTACAGCAGCTACGAAGGGTTGTCCGACCCGCTGGTGTGGACCCTGGCGCGCGATCCCGACGGCTCGCTGTGGGTCGGCACCGGCAGCGGCCTGGCGCGGCTGCGCGCCGGCCGCTACCAGCAGGTCCTGAGCCGCGCGCAACTGCCCGCCGACGTGCCCTATACCCTGCTCGCCGAACCCGGCCAGCTGTGGATCGGCACCCGCCGCGGCGCCGTGCTGTACCGCGACGGGCGCGCCACGCTGCCGCCGCTACTGGCGCCGCTGCGCGAACTGCAGGTCAGCGGCATCGTCCGCGATCGCGCGCAGCGGCTGTGGTTCGCCAGCAGCGACGGCCTGTTCCGCAGCGACGGCAACCGCCTGCATCGCTACGGCAGCAGCGAGGGCCTGCGCGACACGCGCATCCGCCTGATCCACGAAACCCGCGCCGGGCGCCTGCTGATCGGCTCCCAGGCCGGCCTGTACGAACTGCGCGGCGAGCGCCTGTTGCCGCTCGCCGAACCCGGCTCGGCGCTGGCCGACGCCGACATCACCGCCGTGCACGAACTGCCCGGCGGACAGTGGCTGGTCGGCACGCTGTCGGAACAGCTGTGGGTGTTCGACGGCACGCGCTGGACCGAATTCGACGAACACGACGGGCTGCCGGCGAACGCGGCGTTCTTCATCACCGACGACGGCCACGGCAGCCTGTGGGTGGCCGGCCTGCGCGGCGTGTACCGGATGCCGCTGGCGAGCCTGCTCAAGCGCATCGAGGAACCGAGCACGCCGCTGCAGGCCGAACTGCTGCTCAACGAGCGCGGCCAGCGCCATGGCGGCGTGCAGGGCCTGTGCTGCAACGGCGCCGGCAACGGCAAGGGCTTCATCGACAACGGCACGCTTTGGCTGCCCAGCCGCGACGGCGTGGTGAGCATGGACACCGCCGGCATCGTCAAGAACCCGGTCGCGCCGCAGCCGGTGGTGGAGCGGATCCGCGCGCAGGGCCGCTGGATGGCGCCGCAGGCGCTGCGCGACACGCCGTTGCCGGCGCAGGCGCGCGACCTGGATTTCGAGTTCACCGCGCCCTCGTTCCAGGCGCCGGAGAACGTGGAACTGCGCTACCGCCTGGTCGGCTACGACACCCAGTGGCGCAGCCTGGACGACATCCGCCAGCGCGTGGCCAGCTATACCAACCTGCCCGGCGGCGACTACGTGTTCGAGGTCACCGGCAGCAACAACGCCGGCGTCTGGGCGCAGGCGCCGGCCCGGCTGCCGCTGCGGATCCGGCTGCGCTTCCAGGAAACGCTGTTCTACAAGCTGCTGCTGGGGCTGGGCGTGCTGGCGCTGGCGCTGCTCGGCATCGGCATGGCGCGGATGGTCAACCAGCGCCAGCGCGAGGCGCTGGAGCGGCAGGTGCGGCAGCGCACCGAGGCGCTGCAGGCGGCCAACCAGCGCCTGCAGGAAGCCAGCTTCACCGACGACCTGACCCAGCTGCGCAACCGCCGCTACCTGTCGCTGCACATCCCCAGCGACATCGCGCTGTACCGGCGCATGGCCGCCAACGACCAGGACATGCTGTCCTCGGGCATGCTGTTCGCGCTGATCGACATCGACCATTTCAAGTCGATCAACGACAGCGGCGGCCACCACACCGGCGACGCGGTGCTGCAGCAGATGGCGCAGCTGCTGGTCAGGCTGACCCGCGAAAGCGACTACGTGGTGCGCTGGGGCGGCGAGGAATTCCTGCTGGTGCTGCGCTCGGCGCCGCGCGAGAACCTGACCGTGGCCGCCGAACGCCTGTGCCGGGCGATCGCCGCGCACAGCTTCGCGCTCGATCACGGCCGCCACAGCCAGGTCACCTGCTCGATCGGCCTGGCCGAATTCCCGTTCGTGCACGATCCCGACAGCCGCCTGGGCTGGGAGCAGTTGCTGATCCTGGCCGACCGCGCGCTGTACCAGGCCAAGGCCAAGGGCCGCAACGGCTGGGCCGCGTACCGGCCGGTGCTCGGCACCCAGGCCGAGCAGGTGCTGGCGGCGCTGCAGGAGCCGGCCGAGCGCATGCAGCACCACGCCTGCCTGAGCCTGGTGCACTCGCGCTGCTGA
- the metX gene encoding homoserine O-succinyltransferase MetX: MSLVNTPNRPLAVNVPLDRLAAAVAPAADGVIAMRGEVAVALPLRHAGVQLLRLRYELSGPAEAPVVFVAGGISAHRHLAANASFPDKGWAEGLVGPGRALDPGQRRLLAFDFVGADGSLDAPIDSADQADAIAALLDALGIAQLHGFVGYSYGALVGLQLAVRHPQRLQKLVAVSGAHRAHPYAAAWRALQRRAVALGQLQCAESHGLSLARQFAMLSYRTPEEFGERFDAPPEVINGRVRVAAEDYLDAAGAQYVARTQVNAYLRLSESIDLHRIDPAAVAVPTVVVAVEGDRLVPLADLVTLVEGLGPRGSLRVLRSPYGHDAFLKETDRIDAILATALRPTGATA; encoded by the coding sequence ATGAGCCTCGTGAATACGCCAAACCGCCCCCTTGCTGTGAATGTGCCGCTCGATCGCCTTGCCGCCGCCGTCGCGCCGGCCGCCGATGGCGTGATCGCGATGCGTGGCGAGGTGGCGGTGGCGCTGCCGCTGCGCCATGCCGGCGTGCAGCTGCTGCGCCTGCGCTACGAACTGAGCGGCCCGGCGGAGGCGCCGGTGGTGTTCGTCGCCGGCGGCATCTCCGCGCATCGCCATCTCGCCGCCAACGCCAGTTTCCCGGACAAGGGCTGGGCCGAAGGCCTGGTCGGGCCGGGCCGGGCGCTGGACCCGGGCCAGCGGCGGCTGCTGGCGTTCGACTTCGTCGGCGCCGACGGCAGCCTGGACGCGCCGATCGACAGCGCCGACCAGGCCGATGCCATCGCCGCGCTGCTGGATGCGCTGGGCATCGCCCAGTTGCACGGCTTCGTCGGCTACTCCTATGGCGCGCTGGTCGGCCTGCAGCTGGCGGTGCGGCATCCGCAGCGCTTGCAGAAGCTGGTCGCGGTCAGCGGCGCGCACCGCGCGCATCCGTACGCCGCGGCGTGGCGCGCGCTGCAGCGCCGCGCGGTGGCGCTGGGCCAGCTGCAATGCGCCGAGAGCCACGGGCTGTCGCTGGCGCGGCAGTTCGCGATGCTCAGCTATCGCACCCCGGAGGAATTCGGCGAGCGCTTCGACGCGCCGCCGGAAGTGATCAACGGCCGCGTCCGCGTCGCCGCCGAGGACTACCTGGATGCCGCCGGCGCGCAGTACGTGGCGCGCACCCAGGTCAACGCCTACCTGCGCCTGTCCGAATCCATCGACCTGCACCGCATCGACCCGGCTGCCGTCGCCGTGCCCACCGTGGTGGTCGCGGTCGAAGGCGACCGCCTGGTGCCGCTGGCCGACCTGGTCACCCTGGTCGAAGGCCTGGGTCCGCGCGGCAGCCTGCGCGTGCTGCGTTCGCCGTACGGCCACGACGCCTTCCTGAAAGAAACCGACCGCATCGACGCGATCCTCGCCACCGCCCTTCGCCCCACCGGAGCTACCGCATGA